One window of Quercus robur chromosome 5, dhQueRobu3.1, whole genome shotgun sequence genomic DNA carries:
- the LOC126726178 gene encoding putative transcription factor bHLH107 has protein sequence MGSYSYNSKNSSYGYNNQNPSFGPEFQRLFDPSSNSLGGFNGVLRGGSALSHSLVLDSEKGELVKAPTRVGKKGVSEAKALAALKSHSEAERRRRERINAHLTTLRSLVPCTDKMDKATLLAEVISRVNELKKIACEESQGFLIPMDDDEVKVEQCDDGAEDGTVSYRASLCCDYRPQLLSDLRQAIDNLQIELVNSEISTLGSRVKNAFVYTCQGENMDMEQCQGIANSVREALNSVLEKAAAASALPEYSPRTFPSKRRRTTCFDTSCSSS, from the exons ATGGGTTCCTACTcttataactcaaaaaattCTTCATATGGTTATAATAACCAAAACCCTTCATTCGGCCCTGAGTTTCAGAGGCTGTTCGATCCGTCCTCGAATAGTCTAGGAGGGTTTAATGGGGTTTTACGAGGCGGGTCTGCGCTGTCTCACTCTTTGGTTTTGGATAGCGAGAAAGGAGAGCTTGTGAAAGCTCCGACAAGAGTTGGGAAGAAAGGGGTGTCGGAGGCCAAGGCTTTGGCGGCTTTGAAGAGTCACAGTGAGGCAGAGAggaggaggagagagagaatcaatGCTCATCTTACTACTCTTCGCAGCCTTGTGCCTTGCACTGATAag ATGGACAAAGCTACATTGCTTGCTGAAGTAATCAGCCGAGTGAACGAATTGAAGAAGATTGCATGTGAAGAAAGCCAAGGCTTTCTCATTCCAATGGATGATGATGAAGTAAAAGTTGAACAATGTGATGATGGAGCAGAAGATGGTACAGTGTCTTACAGGGCATCTCTCTGCTGTGATTACCGACCCCAGCTTCTCTCTGATCTAAGACAAGCTATTGATAATCTTCAAATTGAGTTGGTGAATTCAGAAATATCAACCTTGGGAAGCAGAGTGAAGAATGCGTTTGTTTACACTTGCCAAGGTGAAAATATGGACATGGAGCAATGCCAAGGTATTGCAAATAGTGTTCGTGAGGCCCTGAATTCTGTACTGGAGAAAGCTGCTGCTGCTTCTGCCTTACCAGAATACTCACCAAGAACATTCCCAAGCAAAAGGCGAAGGACCACTTGCTTTGATACCTCATGTTCATCTTCATGA